The DNA segment GCATCCATCAGTTTCAAGTTTGAACTtgaaaccattgcttccagcttaATATGAGTCGATGATCCATAatgatgcttcctccagtgaaaatttagttctgaatcaggagagaaatctgcactgatcaagcaccgtttacaagccaaaccAGCTCTAAACAAACACATGTCTGGATTTTAaagtgagagacaacaggagatggactttttctcTGAAGAAAGCGTTATCCAAActagactcatattttggccagaagtgatggtttgaCGTTTatacaccttaatgatggatttgtttcttacaaacactgcttttggcttctcaagacaataattgatggattggattagagtggatcacttgtggattattgtgatgtttttatcagctgtttggactctcattctgtcggcacccattcacttcttaggatccactggtgagcaagtgatgcaatgctacatttctccaaatctgtgccCTGTTTCAGGTGTGTGCGCTCAAATCTGGCCAGTAGCGTTGCCTGCATGACCCATGAGCAATGCTGATGATTTCAGCATCAGATATCTGTGTGGTTTATCAGTTATCATGATCAGATGTTTCTCCTCATCTTTCCTCTGTAGGTTCTCTGTGAGTTAGTGCTGCATCGGGAAACACCGCCCTTCTGCTGTCAGCCCTGATGACTGCACCTTAACACACTCACACGTGTACAGAGACGAGAGGAACGCGGGGTCGCACACACACTATCTTATCATAACCAAAAggaattcttcttttttttttttttatcccaaagaatggatatatatagtgtgtgttcaACTGTATTTATACAATTTTGCCACATGCTTTTATATTAGTCTTCTGCTGGTGCCCAAGGATGtgtgttactgttattttattccacattttactttaaaagacacaaaaaaagtcGAGTAGATCTGCTCTACAGCGCATTAGATAAATCTTTTGGTTcgcatatatttatgtatatgatcTCCCGAtccattactttattttaaactatgATCAGTAATATATACATTTGGGAGATTTAACAGTTTCTTTTTTGTTCGTCTTGGTTTGGGATTTCTTAGTTTCTCTCGACACACTGTTAACTGTAGCATTACAGAACTGCTGTATGGGATCACATGCATATCATATCAgtcaaaatgaatagaaataccTCATTAAAGCAATCAGAAAAGAAAGACAGCTCCTGGTTAATGAAGATCGATAAAAGTGAAACTGCTAGGAAACCGAGAGGAATTTTGCTGTGCAAAAGCTACCTCCGCTTCTGGCCCATTACAATAGagaatttcagttttattcttttcacttttgtagtttgacttttttttttaattggcaagATAATTCATCTTAAATTCATAGGCCTTTTTGTACACAGGACTGTAGCGAAATATTTTGCCCTTCGTTTCTCAGTAACGCCCTCTTTTTGCAGTgtcttgttttagtttttttttttagctaatatttttatacaagggtagaattatactgtatttttgaaggaaatatgcacttgttttgtgttttaatttcagAGCTCTCTTGCTCCAAAGATGTTCCACTTTCTTTGAGTAGATCTCAAGGCAGCCTGCTTCTGTAAGCGATGGGGGAATTTCTACACAAACTGATGCATTTAAGCTACCTGAAATGACAGCAAGTGATTCGAGTCCATGCTAGGCAGCAGTATAGAATTCAAGCTCAATGCAAATTTCTTTCATGtaagggattttttattttttttgccaagcTTGTAAAGAAACCCGAGGGTGCCATTGCTGGTGTGGAGGTCATATGTGCTCCTGTTGGCTTGGACAGACTGTGCCAACGTTGCATCCCATTGTGCCTAAAGCtcacttttttatgtatatgatGTTATTGTCTTCTCAAACAGCTTTAAAACGAAGTTTCACACATGTTGCCAGACTGCTGGAAGATTTTAGAGCAATAAAGGTGTTTAGTGGATTTGTATATTTCTCTATAGAAATGTAGATGCAGAAGCAAGGTTTTGTACATTTCTTCACCAGAGCTTTTGTAAATTTAAGACGCCAGACAGAAATCTTTCTAGGTTGTATCATATAGATGCTGTTCTCTTTCATTTTTGGACTTTAACTGTTACAGATAAGTTTTTGTTTGGTGTggcaaataaagatttaaattatgatatttcagtgtgactttgttgttgtttttgtcttctgtttttgtgtttgcttgaTAAAGGTCCAGACTTATTGCATGTTTCACGTGCAGTTCATATAGATCACGAGAagtatagaaaacagttgtgctgcttctatatatgatatatatatataatatacatacctacctacctatcagataggtccttcaaagtatcttggtgaggtgtccaagtcacaacatgtaactactggggtgcctcagggctctgttcttggaccaccacaccccccccctctctccctctctctctctctctctctctctctctctctctctctctctctctctgtctctctgtctctgtctctctgtctctctctctctgtctctctcgctcaaacaaaaaaaatagctttacatGATCATCCAGACATCATTTTTcctttttagaaaaatcattgagtatcaaatatgatcatcaggtaTTTGAGGAATGTTTTATCTCAGGGATTTGTTCTTCTCTCAATCATCATTATATTGCATTgctttatgttttgattatccAACTAAgcattaaatatcatcttactgtGTCATTTCTTTGGGATGCACAATCAAgcaacattcacttgcagaacgcaagcttctagaggcacataagtctgaagtaatgaatttaggtaaaggggtgcagagccagtggtggttttgtatgcaaacatcaatgccttgaattttatgcgagcagctattggtagccagtgcaaattgataaatagaggtgtgacatattctttttggctcattaaaaattaatcttgctgccgcgttctggattaattgtaaaggtttgatagaactggctggaagaccagCCAAGAGAGCGTTgtaatagtctagcctggacagaacaagagcttgaacaaggagctgtgcagcatgttcggaaagaaagggcctgatcttcttaatgttgaataaagcaaatctgcaggaccggacaattttagcaatgtggtctgagaaagttagctgatcatcaatcataactccaaggtttctggctgtttttgaaggagttatggttgatggatggtgaaattgggatgaaacgatgggtttgctggaaccacaagcagttctgtcttggcaaggttgagataaaggtgatggtccttcatccagcaagaaatgtctgttagacaagctgagatgcgagcagctaccgtcggatcatcaggatggaatgagaggtagagttgagtgtcatcagcatagcaatggtatgatatgtttctgaatgacagaacctaatgatgccatgtagacagagaagagaagtggtccaagaactgagccctgaggcaccccagtagttagatgttgcgacttggacacctcacctctccaagatactttgaggGACCATCTATGAGAtgagactcaaaccactggagtgtggttcctgagatgccctttgccaatagggttgacaggaggatctggtggttaaccgtgtcaaaagcagcagacagatccagcaagataaatattgaagatttggaagccgcacttgccagtcttagggcttctacaactgagagcaaggctgTCTCACTTGAATGTCCTCTCAGTgaagagtgaagagaaggatgtgaatgagtgtatgtttgctggtaagatgtgctaaCCCTACTGTTGAAATAATAGAAAGAGCACATACCCCTCATATTTCTAATATTCGCCTCTAAAAGCTAATTACAATAATACACCATAACTCTACCCCTTAAAGACACATTTTAGCATTTTCATAACTGAACTCAGTCTCTGTATATTCTAATCCTAATGAAAAGTCATcataatgtaatgaattattataatgaatataaaagaACCCGTATGTGCGACCCACTAACACAGTTTAGTACGTGGGTGACGAGGGTGTGGGCGGGATCAACCAATCGTGATGTCACAAATGTGGGCGGTACCAACAGCGTGTGCTCAAATACGTGGGCGGGGTCAAGCGGGTTCAAAAACAGATTGTGGGCAACTGTGGATGCATTGTACgacttttcttttcttatatTCTCCAAAGGTGATTCTAATTCGACATTTCGTGCTCCAGTATAGCTATGTATATAACTTGTTTTACACCTGTTAGTGTTGAATCGAGCTTCTGTCGTTTTCAAGCAACGCATTTTAAGATCTGTTTCATTGTTGTGTAAAGCAGTGCGCTCTTTTTTCCAGACATGGGGGAATGAGTTCTTTTGCACATTTATGCAGTGGACGCCAATGACAGGATCCGTGTTTCTTTTTTCAAAGGTAATTTTTATGACCAAAAGTTTCCATGCCTTTGTTTACTAGTTGATGCAAATCGACACGCCCCATATGTTTTCTGCTTCCTTAAAATCTTCAAATgtcatgcatttgtttatttttgtaaataccaACACGTTTTATTCAAATGTAGAGAGTGATTGTAAAAACTGTGCTGTAGGCCTGATGTTGGGACCATTTTGCATTGCATGCACCCCAAAATCAAGATCTCAAACTAGAGGAAATGCACTAAAAGGTTACTAAGATCTTTGAAGTTCAAGACACATCACACCTTGATTTTCTCTGCATGCAAGGGTCACTTGGCATAAAAGCATATGCTAAATCACTAAACTGCGTTTCTTTGTCAGGCATTGCTTCCAGTGGAAAAGGCTAGTTTCCAAAACAGCCATGAAACCTCCTGGCGAGGAAGAGAATCAGCGGCTGGGCACACTCTTGCTCAACACCCTGGCAAGAGAAAGGCGTCTTTGGAAAGCACCGGTGCTTAAGAACGGTTGCATTCAGGTGGAAGCATATTTGTCATATTTGCCAGGCTTCTGAACTGCTTTAACCAGCAAGACCAGAAAAGTCATGCTGTGTGGTCCAAGCTGGTCTTTTCAGGAGGGAACACAGGTGTcagaaataaatgtgagctgaacattTGCCATGTTTTGTGTGCTTTCAGGGTTCAGATATCAGCCCACCTCAGTACCATGACGCGATCGTGTGGTTGCGTGAAATGAGCAGCCTATTCCAGTTTTCTTCAGAGACATTCGCTTTGGGAGTCTGTGTTCTTAACAGCCTGCTCGCAGCAGTCAAAGTAAGAGAAACAATTACACATTTCCTCCCATCACTTAAAAAGTTGAATGGCATAGACTCCAAGTCCTCTTTCTTTGCAGACCCGGCTGAAATACCTCAGATGCATGGCCATCACCTCTCTGATCCTTGCTGCAAAGATCAACGAGGAAGATGAGGCAAGATGTGTTTTCCTCACTGTAGCACAATAACAGAGACTCCCCACACAATATTTGAACCATTCCAGCATGtttattgttctgttttgttgGTGAACAGGTGATCGCATCGGTTAAAGACTTGCTGGAGCAAAGCAGATGCAAGTTCTCAACAGCTGAGATTCTTCGCATGGAGCGAGTCATATTGAACAAGCTGCACTGGGACCTTTACATCGCCACGCCAATGGACTTCATTCACATTGTGAGTCATCAGAAATCATACAACCCTTTAATGTGTCTGTTGCAAACATTAGCAAAAACTGACATTTGGTCCTTGACGTTGTGCGTGTGGAAATCTGCAGCTGCATGGCGATCGACCGCTTGCAACCTTCTTTAGGGGCGATACGAGTTGCTTGTGGTGCGTATTCGGCCAAGGCACTAATCTGGCTTGTACTTTAGCAGTAAAGCAGATAGATAACCCTGCAAAACATCTCCAATACAAATATACTGTCAGAAATAGGAACTACACTATTTTGGCAAAAGTATTGGCACCCcattctaatgaacaggtttgactactttcagtttcaagttcttccacactgactcagttgatcatttctttttgaaccttgccttatacacagaggcattgtcatgttagaatagaaaaggctCCTGgtcaaactgttgctataaattATAAGCACAtaattccctagaatatcattacATGCTTAAAAATTACGATTTttactcatggaaattactaaagttAGTCAAACCTGTTAATTAGAAGGGGGtgccaatacttttggcaatgTAGTGTATCTTCATACTTTGTCTTTCCTACATGGTGGGGTTcagttaaaatgtctaaaaatataactGACGTTCTTTGCACCAGTTTCGTATGGCATAGACGTGGACGAGAGGACCAACAGTTAACAAATGGAGAGCAATTGCTGTTTTGGCACACCACGGACAGTCATAAAATAGCCATTAGAAATTTAAAACATGTGAAACAAGACCCTGTTAAAATTAcctttgtgatttaaaaaataaataaataaataaataaatcctgatgcttaaaaaaatcttagttaagaaaatgtaattaaaatatgggAGAAACTCATGAAACATGGAGCTTTTTTTGCCCCAaatcaaaatgataaatatattttggataaagaaaacaaagcctgttttaggaccattaagatgttttgtatggaaattcaaatttaatataatttaccaAAAAAGGCTGCACATTTATTGGCCGTTTTAGGTGCGGAAAAGCATTATAAGTGAACTTTGAGGAAAAtcctaaagtttttattttttgtcatgttttctagAGTTTTATTACCAGGAAATATTTTGGaatgacacattttaaattttttacacagGACTGGGTTCAGTGTGAAACTATTTTCATGGCAAATTAGCACATACTTTACTTTACTAGTTTTGTATGTCTTCATTATcatgatttgcaaaaaaatatgtattattaaattaagtacatttactgaattaattttgtgctgcttaatagtaatattaataatgccaaaaaaaaaaaacaccttgatggtcctaaaaatgctttgttttctttatgcatatgcattatatattttgggATGTTTTTGTGAGATCTCCCCATATAGATCATATCATAGATATCTAGACGTCTATAACACATagaacaattaaatataattgcttgcaaaatgaaaaaatatctaATAGCATAGAAAAATTAATTGTGTGAATATCCAcaatttagaataatttaaatatatgaccGTACAAGGTCCATGTGACTGGTCAGTCTCTGGGAGAAGTGAACGCTCACACATACAGCATAGATACAGAGGAAAGTCACACTTCTACAGTAAACATTTAACAGTGTGTATTACTACCCTGAACTCATGAAACCAGGACGTCATTCCTGTTCATTTAACATGGCTTATTTCATTTTCCAAACAGATGAAGCTAGAAAACATGTGCGTCAGTGTGAAATCAGAATTGGCCCTATTTATTAAGTGCACATTATTGTATTCATCAATGATGATTAGTGTAATATCGTTTGATGCCAATTATTTACCAATTTTGCAAACTCCTATTTCGCACTGACTTGAATGGAAAATCAACCAGGGAATAAATtcccaaaaactaaaaaaaaaaaaaataaatcattttggtGGGTTGTGCATGGCTTTCATAGTAATAAAAGCCTGCACTGAGGAAAACCAGAATGTATCTGGATTgagaatcagtgttattttttaaatactatttgaaCACGGCACATTGTTTATGAAGGGCTTAGACAGTAAGGGCTTCTGGTGAGTACAGGTACAGACCCTCGCCTCTGTAAGTGATTAGGTTGTCTCTGTTGGTTAAGCGGTTTGTTGTTGTCCTTCAGTTCCACGGCCTGCTGATGTCCAGGCTTCCTCAGAAGAGACCCTGCCTCCAGGCGTCGCTGTGGACCAGACAGGTGCAGCACTGTATGGCCTGCCACCAGCTCTGGCAGTTCAAGGGCTCCATGTTGGCTTTGGCCATCATCACTTTGGAGTTGGAGAAGCTGACGCCTGATTGGTTCTCTGTGTTTACCGACCTGCTGACGAAAGCACAGGTAGTCAAGAACACATCACTGATCTTACAGCTTTTGGGAGATTGATATGCTTCTTGGAATATTTTGAGAATCTgctagtgatgcaccaaaataaattatatatataatattattagttttattttttaagaaaaacactgaagcagaattaaaagtttatatttagcCAAAAACCAAAACcgaaaataaatttgtttaataataatcacaGGATGCCATATGAATCATGACACTGATTTCACGATACAATtttctacttatttatttttttacaaaatgagatttaaagcaaattataaatgaaaatactttttttttgtttctttgtgcaaTTTGCATCCATCATTGCATGCCTACTAATCACTAAACATACTAGTATCTATTTTCATGCTActagtctttttttttagctACTAGTATTTATTCTGTTAACTACTAATATATATTCATTAGCTACAAGTGCTTATTCTTTACatactgatacatttttaaaagatactAGTGTTTTTTCATTAGATATTAGTACTTattctataaatattattacacatttattagatactagaACCTATTCCAGATGttaccagtaagatttttttggtcacactttattttaagctctAGTTCTCACTATTAGCTAActgtgacttttgcctcaattaactcataatttgctgattattaatagttagtttggttgttgttgttagttccggtatggggtggattaagggatctaaaatatgatcatacacaataaggcattaatatgtgctttataagtactaataaaatgccaatatgctagtaatatacatgTTAGCTCATAATGAGAATTGTTCCTTCAGATAAAGTTTACTGTACTAGTTGCATACCAGATACTAGTGTATTTTAAGGATTAAACGTTTGTAATAGCAGCTTGTAATAAAACGTCACTGTTCAGGTCCATGTTTTCAGACTGTTTGGGCCAAAActcatttattttttggtcaaatgTTTTCAGGTTGCTAAAATTTCAATGCATCACTATTAACtgtgcttttctttttatatatatatatatatatataattatattgtttttttaaattgtccaaaaatgaacaataaacaggTCTCTTTTTGAAAACTTCAAGTGTATGTGACTTTTTAATGATCAGAAAACAGGTCTCTTTTTGAAAACTTCAAGTGTATGTTTCTCACACAATCTATTTCTGGGAATTTGAAGACTTCTTGAAGACACTTTGTCAGTGACagcattttaatggtttcagttTTTGGGTCTTTGTCCAAGGCATCCACTGCAGGGCCGTGCTGTCTGATGTTGGTCATGACGTGATGTTTGCACTGGTTCTAGATGGAGAGCTCAGAGTTCATCTGCTGTAAGGAGATGGTGGATGAGTACCTCAGCGGCCTCCAGCTCTCCTTACACACCAACGCCGTCTACATTTTGGACGCCTCCAGCATGCTGGCGTTCAGAGGACACGAGGAGGGAGACGGGGACAGAAAGAAAGGGGACCGAGACATGGACGACTATTATGACGGTTTCTGGTGCTTTTATGATGAGGATGTGTCGGTGAAAACAGCAGACCGTAGACTGCAGGAGACACAAGAACAGATCTCGTCCTGTCCTCCGTTACGACCCTCTTCTAGTCAGTAATCTAACGAGTGCTTCGGGGAAAGCTGTGAGCGGCTAAATGATGGCCAAGGCactttttgatttcttttatgaAAGCTTTATGcagcactttaaccatatttGAGATTtctattacatttgtttttttaattccttttatatgtttttatatttttcatacgAGTTATTCATACTGTAAGATTATGGTGCTTTAACAGAAATCTTTTTGTTGGCCAATTA comes from the Cyprinus carpio isolate SPL01 chromosome B21, ASM1834038v1, whole genome shotgun sequence genome and includes:
- the LOC109058783 gene encoding cyclin-I-like; this translates as MKPPGEEENQRLGTLLLNTLARERRLWKAPVLKNGCIQGSDISPPQYHDAIVWLREMSSLFQFSSETFALGVCVLNSLLAAVKTRLKYLRCMAITSLILAAKINEEDEVIASVKDLLEQSRCKFSTAEILRMERVILNKLHWDLYIATPMDFIHIFHGLLMSRLPQKRPCLQASLWTRQVQHCMACHQLWQFKGSMLALAIITLELEKLTPDWFSVFTDLLTKAQMESSEFICCKEMVDEYLSGLQLSLHTNAVYILDASSMLAFRGHEEGDGDRKKGDRDMDDYYDGFWCFYDEDVSVKTADRRLQETQEQISSCPPLRPSSSQ